From the genome of Streptacidiphilus rugosus AM-16, one region includes:
- a CDS encoding FHA domain-containing protein, whose product MTVCTRCGYNNPESARFCSNCGAPLRARVGGERPSEQTSTISISGLESYEPETAATVTPGLSPEAQAAVDALPPGSALLVVRRGPNSGSRFLLDTELTTAGRHPESDIFLDDITVSRRHVEFRRGPGGFTVADVGSLNGTYVNRERIDEVPLNTGDEVQIGKYRLVFFAARPGY is encoded by the coding sequence GTGACGGTGTGCACCCGATGCGGATACAACAACCCGGAGTCCGCCCGCTTCTGTTCGAACTGCGGTGCCCCGCTGCGGGCCCGCGTCGGCGGTGAGCGTCCTTCGGAGCAGACGTCCACCATCTCGATCTCCGGCCTCGAGTCGTACGAGCCGGAGACCGCCGCGACGGTCACCCCCGGGCTCTCGCCCGAGGCGCAGGCCGCGGTCGACGCCCTGCCGCCCGGCTCGGCGCTGCTGGTGGTGCGTCGCGGTCCGAACTCGGGGAGCCGGTTCCTGCTGGACACCGAGCTGACCACGGCCGGCCGTCACCCGGAGAGCGACATCTTCCTCGACGACATCACCGTGTCGCGGCGTCATGTCGAGTTCCGGCGCGGCCCCGGCGGCTTCACCGTCGCGGACGTCGGCAGCCTGAACGGCACCTATGTCAACCGCGAGCGGATCGACGAGGTGCCGCTGAACACCGGCGACGAAGTGCAGATCGGCAAGTACCGGTTGGTCTTCTTCGCCGCCCGCCCGGGGTACTGA
- a CDS encoding DUF881 domain-containing protein, whose amino-acid sequence MATNGAGKAKRSDPRFARPDASMSLLTNVMEHSLDEGYAEAARRKGVYGSSRLPRGIQGWLVFGVGLALVALVLSIGVAQVHQSAPVAARERQALIDRINQSTSAADGTQQQVLTLQAQLDKLRASAVGSEESARLAQLQLVVGTTAVSGPGIEVQVDDAASAGTDLNNASPRAGSGFGNTGRVRDSDLQLVVNALWQSGAEAIAINGQRLTTLSAIRAAGDAILVNDRPLTLPYTLQAIGGPGMESAFQGNAYGGLYLDQLAQSYQIRHQVSGKGNLDLPAASVGALQYAHPSPSSEGTKQP is encoded by the coding sequence ATGGCGACGAACGGTGCCGGTAAGGCCAAGCGCAGCGACCCGCGCTTCGCGCGGCCCGACGCGTCCATGTCGCTGCTGACGAACGTCATGGAGCACAGCCTCGACGAGGGCTACGCCGAGGCCGCCCGGCGCAAGGGCGTCTACGGGAGCAGTCGGCTGCCCCGTGGCATTCAGGGGTGGCTGGTGTTCGGCGTGGGGCTCGCGCTGGTCGCGCTGGTGCTCAGCATCGGGGTCGCCCAGGTGCACCAGAGCGCTCCCGTCGCCGCGCGGGAGCGCCAGGCGTTGATCGACAGGATCAACCAGTCCACCTCCGCCGCCGACGGCACCCAGCAGCAGGTCCTCACACTGCAGGCGCAGCTCGACAAGCTGAGGGCCTCCGCGGTCGGCAGCGAGGAGAGCGCGCGTCTCGCACAGCTCCAGCTGGTCGTCGGGACGACCGCGGTGAGCGGGCCGGGGATCGAGGTGCAGGTCGACGACGCCGCCTCCGCAGGGACGGACCTCAACAACGCGAGCCCGCGCGCCGGCTCCGGCTTCGGGAACACCGGACGGGTGCGCGACAGCGACCTGCAACTGGTGGTGAACGCGCTCTGGCAGTCCGGCGCGGAGGCGATCGCCATCAACGGGCAGCGCCTGACCACCCTGTCCGCGATCCGCGCGGCCGGTGACGCGATACTGGTGAACGACCGACCGCTCACCCTCCCCTACACACTCCAGGCGATCGGCGGCCCGGGCATGGAGTCGGCCTTCCAGGGGAACGCCTACGGCGGCCTCTACCTGGACCAGCTCGCCCAGAGTTACCAGATCCGGCACCAGGTCTCGGGCAAGGGAAACCTGGATCTTCCGGCGGCCTCCGTTGGCGCCCTGCAGTACGCACATCCCTCGCCCTCCTCGGAAGGAACCAAGCAACCGTGA
- a CDS encoding mannose-1-phosphate guanyltransferase, which translates to MKAVVMAGGEGTRLRPMTASMPKPLLPVVNRPIMEHVLRLLKRHGLTDTVVTVQFLASLVRNYFGDGEELGMKLTYANEETPLGTAGSVKNAEDALKDDSFLVISGDALTDFDLTELMEFHRSKGAMVTVCLTRVPNPLEFGITIVDEEGKVERFLEKPTWGQVFSDTVNTGIYVMEPEVFDYVAADTSVDWSGDVFPQLLKEGKPIYGFVAEGYWEDVGTHESYVKAQADVLEGKVDVDIDGFEISPGVWVAEGAEVDREAVLRGPLYIGDYAKVEGGVEIREHTVLGSNVVVKRGAFLHKAVIHDNVYVGPQTNLRGCVIGKNTDVMRAARIEDGAVIGDECLIEEESIIAGNVRVYPFKTIEAGAFVNTSVIWESRGQEHLFGARGVSGIINVEITPELAVRLAGAYATTLKKGATVTIARDHSRGARALKRAMISALQASAIDVRDLENVPMPVARQQTGRGSAGGIMLRTTPGVPDSLDVLFFDERGADLSQAGQRKLDRVYARQEYRRAFPGEIGDLNFPATVFDSYAGSLLRAVDTRGMKEAKLKVVVDVAHGSASLLLPSILGRLGIEALTVNPGMDEAHPTETIEERRVGLVRLGELVSSSRAAFGVRFDPVGERVSFVDERGRIIEDDRALLVMLDLIAAEGRSGKVALPVATTRIAEQVAAYHGTQVLWTTTSPDDLTRAASADGTVFAGDGRGGFVVPEFSGVFDGTAAFVRLLGLVARTQLTLSQIDARIPRAHVHRRDLATPWAAKGMVMRKVVEAAGEREVDTTDGVRVVEPDGRWTMVLPDPAEAVTHLWAEGPDDTSTQALLDEWAAVVESAGRD; encoded by the coding sequence ATGAAGGCCGTAGTGATGGCCGGGGGCGAAGGAACCCGTCTTCGCCCGATGACCGCGAGCATGCCCAAGCCCCTGCTGCCGGTGGTGAACCGGCCGATCATGGAACACGTGCTTCGGCTGCTGAAGAGACACGGTCTCACCGACACCGTCGTGACGGTCCAGTTCCTTGCCTCTCTGGTGCGCAACTACTTCGGTGACGGCGAAGAGCTCGGCATGAAGCTGACCTACGCCAACGAGGAGACCCCGCTCGGGACCGCCGGCAGCGTGAAGAACGCCGAGGACGCACTGAAGGACGATTCCTTCCTGGTGATCTCCGGCGACGCGCTCACCGATTTCGACCTGACCGAACTCATGGAATTCCATCGCTCCAAGGGAGCGATGGTCACCGTCTGTCTGACGCGCGTGCCGAATCCCCTGGAATTCGGCATCACCATCGTCGACGAAGAGGGCAAGGTCGAGCGGTTCCTGGAGAAGCCCACCTGGGGCCAGGTCTTCTCGGACACGGTGAACACCGGTATCTACGTGATGGAGCCGGAGGTCTTCGACTACGTCGCCGCGGACACCTCCGTCGACTGGTCGGGCGACGTCTTCCCGCAGCTCCTCAAGGAGGGCAAGCCGATCTACGGCTTCGTCGCCGAGGGCTACTGGGAGGATGTCGGCACCCACGAGAGCTACGTCAAGGCCCAGGCCGACGTGCTCGAGGGCAAGGTCGACGTGGACATCGACGGCTTCGAGATCTCCCCGGGGGTCTGGGTCGCCGAAGGCGCGGAGGTCGACCGTGAGGCGGTCCTGCGCGGACCCCTCTACATCGGGGACTACGCGAAGGTCGAGGGCGGCGTCGAGATCCGCGAGCACACCGTGCTCGGCAGCAACGTCGTCGTGAAGCGCGGGGCGTTCCTGCACAAGGCCGTCATCCACGACAACGTCTACGTGGGTCCGCAGACCAATCTGCGCGGCTGCGTCATCGGCAAGAACACCGATGTCATGCGGGCCGCGAGGATCGAGGACGGCGCGGTCATCGGCGACGAGTGCCTGATCGAGGAGGAGTCGATCATCGCGGGCAATGTCCGCGTGTACCCCTTCAAGACCATCGAGGCCGGCGCCTTCGTCAACACCTCCGTCATCTGGGAGTCGCGGGGCCAGGAGCACCTCTTCGGTGCGCGCGGCGTCTCCGGGATCATCAACGTCGAGATCACCCCGGAACTGGCGGTGCGCCTCGCCGGCGCCTACGCGACGACGCTCAAGAAGGGCGCGACCGTCACCATCGCGCGTGACCACTCCCGTGGTGCGCGAGCGCTCAAGCGCGCGATGATCTCGGCCCTGCAGGCGAGCGCGATCGACGTGCGCGACCTGGAGAACGTTCCGATGCCCGTCGCCCGCCAGCAGACCGGCCGCGGCAGCGCGGGCGGGATCATGCTGCGGACCACGCCCGGAGTCCCCGACTCGCTCGACGTGCTGTTCTTCGACGAGCGCGGCGCGGACCTGTCCCAGGCCGGCCAGCGGAAGCTCGACCGCGTCTACGCCCGCCAGGAGTACCGCCGGGCCTTCCCCGGCGAGATCGGCGACCTCAACTTCCCGGCGACGGTCTTCGACTCCTACGCCGGAAGCCTGCTCCGTGCGGTCGACACACGCGGAATGAAGGAGGCGAAGCTCAAGGTCGTCGTCGACGTCGCCCACGGCAGCGCGTCGCTGCTGCTGCCGAGCATCCTCGGCCGCCTCGGCATCGAGGCGCTGACGGTGAACCCCGGCATGGACGAGGCGCATCCGACGGAGACGATCGAGGAGCGGCGGGTCGGCCTGGTCAGGCTCGGCGAGCTGGTCTCCTCCTCGCGCGCGGCGTTCGGCGTGCGTTTCGACCCGGTGGGGGAGCGTGTCTCCTTCGTGGACGAGCGCGGTCGGATCATCGAGGACGACCGGGCCCTGCTGGTCATGCTCGACCTGATCGCGGCGGAGGGCCGGAGCGGCAAGGTCGCGCTGCCGGTCGCCACGACGCGGATCGCCGAGCAGGTCGCGGCGTACCACGGCACCCAGGTGCTGTGGACGACGACGTCCCCGGACGATCTGACGCGCGCGGCGTCGGCGGACGGCACGGTCTTCGCGGGCGACGGGCGCGGCGGGTTCGTGGTGCCTGAGTTCAGCGGGGTCTTCGACGGAACGGCGGCGTTCGTGCGCCTGCTGGGTCTGGTCGCCCGGACCCAGCTCACCCTGAGCCAGATCGACGCGCGCATTCCGCGGGCCCATGTGCACCGCCGTGACCTGGCCACCCCGTGGGCCGCGAAGGGCATGGTCATGCGCAAGGTCGTGGAGGCGGCGGGCGAACGCGAGGTCGACACGACGGACGGCGTCCGCGTGGTGGAACCCGACGGCCGCTGGACGATGGTCCTCCCGGACCCCGCCGAAGCCGTCACCCACCTCTGGGCCGAAGGCCCGGACGACACCTCGACGCAGGCCCTGCTCGACGAGTGGGCCGCCGTCGTGGAATCCGCCGGCCGCGACTAG
- the ptsP gene encoding phosphoenolpyruvate--protein phosphotransferase gives MTETLQGVGVSHGVAIGQVRHMGTAVLEPEAKQIPTGDAPREQARARQAVDAVAADLQARGNLAGGEAQAVLEAQALMAQDPELMADVERRIAVGSSAARAVYDAFAAYRALLAAAGDYLAGRVADLDDVRNRIVARLMGVPMPGVPDSDEPYVLFARDLAPADTALLDPTLVLGFVTEEGGPTSHSAILARALGVPAVVAMPDATRMAEGVVVAVDGSTGEVIISPSVETQEQLRAEAAERKAALAASSGPGQTSDGHRVPLLANVGGPADVPAAVEAGAEGVGLFRTEFLFFEKHSLDDSKKAPSEDAQVEAYRKVLEAFPEGRVVVRVLDAGADKPLEFLTPADEPNPALGVRGLRSLLEHPEVLRTQLRALARASEGLPVYLEVMAPMVADRQDAKAFADACREAGLRAKFGAMVEIPSAALRARSILQEVEFLSLGTNDLAQYTFAADRQVGAVARLQDPWQPALLDLIAMSAEAARATGKSCGVCGEAASDPVLACVLTGLGVTSLSMGAASIPYVRSKLSKVTLAQCERAAAAARATDNAADARAAANQVLSGE, from the coding sequence ATGACAGAGACCCTGCAGGGCGTGGGCGTCAGCCACGGCGTGGCGATCGGACAGGTGCGGCACATGGGCACCGCGGTGCTGGAGCCGGAGGCCAAGCAGATCCCCACCGGGGACGCCCCGCGCGAGCAGGCTCGGGCCAGGCAGGCGGTCGACGCCGTGGCCGCCGATCTCCAGGCGCGCGGGAACCTCGCCGGCGGCGAGGCGCAGGCCGTGCTCGAGGCCCAGGCGCTAATGGCGCAGGACCCCGAGCTGATGGCGGACGTCGAGCGGCGGATCGCCGTGGGCAGCAGCGCGGCGCGCGCCGTATACGACGCGTTCGCGGCCTACCGCGCGCTGCTCGCCGCGGCGGGCGACTACCTGGCGGGCCGGGTCGCCGACCTGGACGACGTGCGGAACCGGATCGTCGCCCGGCTGATGGGCGTGCCGATGCCGGGCGTCCCCGACAGCGACGAGCCCTACGTGCTCTTCGCCCGGGATCTGGCGCCCGCCGACACGGCGCTGCTCGACCCGACGCTGGTGCTCGGCTTCGTGACCGAGGAGGGCGGGCCGACCAGCCACAGTGCCATCCTCGCCCGCGCGCTCGGCGTCCCTGCGGTCGTCGCGATGCCTGACGCCACCCGGATGGCCGAGGGCGTCGTCGTCGCCGTCGACGGCAGCACCGGCGAGGTCATCATCTCCCCCTCCGTGGAGACGCAGGAGCAGCTGCGCGCCGAGGCGGCGGAGCGGAAGGCGGCGCTGGCGGCCTCGTCCGGTCCGGGGCAGACCTCGGACGGGCACCGGGTGCCGCTGCTGGCCAATGTCGGCGGTCCTGCGGACGTGCCCGCGGCGGTCGAGGCGGGGGCCGAGGGTGTCGGTCTCTTCCGTACCGAGTTCCTGTTCTTCGAAAAGCACAGCCTCGACGACTCGAAGAAGGCGCCGTCCGAGGACGCGCAGGTCGAGGCGTACCGCAAGGTGCTGGAGGCCTTCCCCGAGGGTCGCGTGGTGGTGCGCGTGCTGGACGCGGGGGCCGACAAGCCGCTGGAGTTCCTCACTCCGGCGGACGAGCCGAATCCGGCGCTGGGCGTGCGGGGTCTGCGGTCGCTGCTGGAACATCCCGAGGTGCTGCGGACCCAGTTGCGCGCGCTGGCCCGTGCGTCCGAGGGGCTGCCGGTCTATCTGGAGGTCATGGCCCCGATGGTGGCCGACCGCCAGGACGCGAAGGCGTTCGCGGACGCGTGCCGTGAGGCGGGTCTGCGGGCGAAGTTCGGCGCGATGGTGGAGATCCCCTCCGCCGCGCTGCGGGCCAGGTCGATCCTCCAGGAGGTCGAGTTCCTGTCGCTGGGCACCAACGACCTGGCGCAGTACACCTTCGCGGCGGACCGCCAGGTGGGCGCGGTGGCGCGGCTGCAGGACCCGTGGCAGCCGGCCTTGCTGGACCTGATCGCGATGTCGGCCGAGGCGGCGAGGGCGACGGGCAAGAGCTGCGGTGTCTGCGGCGAGGCGGCGTCCGACCCGGTGCTGGCGTGCGTGCTGACGGGTCTCGGCGTGACCAGCCTGTCCATGGGCGCGGCGTCGATCCCCTATGTGCGGTCGAAGCTGTCGAAGGTGACGCTGGCGCAGTGCGAGCGCGCGGCGGCCGCGGCGCGCGCCACCGACAACGCGGCGGACGCGCGGGCGGCGGCGAATCAGGTCCTGTCCGGCGAGTGA
- the pgsA gene encoding CDP-diacylglycerol--glycerol-3-phosphate 3-phosphatidyltransferase — protein MEVQETRVQTDRVLTIPNLLSMARLVGVPVFLWLVLWPEFGGPTNDGWAIGILMLSGVSDYLDGKLARRWGQVSRLGQLLDPLADRLFVLSTIVGLTWRGIMPWWLTVILLAREVFIASLLPILRRHGYGPPEVNFIGKAATFNLMYAFPLLLLTTYDNWVGTVASVIGWAFVWWGTTLYWWAGILYAVQTRRLVKASALPD, from the coding sequence GTGGAGGTTCAGGAGACGCGTGTCCAGACCGACCGCGTGCTCACCATCCCCAATCTGCTGAGCATGGCGCGCCTGGTGGGCGTGCCGGTCTTCCTGTGGCTGGTGCTCTGGCCGGAGTTCGGCGGGCCCACGAACGACGGCTGGGCCATCGGGATCCTGATGCTCAGCGGAGTGAGCGATTACCTCGACGGCAAGCTCGCCCGCCGCTGGGGTCAGGTCAGCCGGCTGGGTCAGCTGCTGGACCCGCTCGCGGACCGCCTCTTCGTGCTCTCCACCATCGTGGGTCTCACCTGGCGCGGGATCATGCCCTGGTGGCTCACGGTGATCCTTCTGGCGCGTGAGGTGTTCATCGCGTCCCTGCTGCCGATCCTGAGACGTCACGGATACGGCCCACCCGAGGTGAACTTCATCGGAAAGGCGGCTACGTTCAATCTGATGTACGCGTTCCCTTTGCTGCTGCTCACGACCTATGACAACTGGGTCGGGACTGTGGCGAGCGTCATCGGTTGGGCGTTCGTCTGGTGGGGTACGACGCTCTACTGGTGGGCAGGGATCCTGTACGCGGTGCAAACTCGCCGTCTCGTGAAGGCGAGTGCCCTGCCCGATTGA
- a CDS encoding saccharopine dehydrogenase family protein: MSTAQTVTVFGAYGHTGRFVVAELRERGFLPVLSGRDPEKLKALAATDPEPAVRPASVDDPASLDRALAGAAAVINCAGPFAATAGPVIEAALRAGVPYVDVAAEIEANVDTFTKFADRARVAGVAVVPAMAFYGGLGDLLATAAMGDWTAADEVHVAYGLNSWHPTEGTRAAGKVSHDRRAGRRVRHSGGELRYHTDELPALRWTFPAPMGERAVVGDFTMADAVTIPHHFSVPELRCYMTVEAARDLSAPDTPAPTAVDAAGRSAQTYLVDVLVRSGGVERRAVARGQDIYAVSAPLAVEAVARILDGRTRTVGVASAGEIFDAGDFLGALSAHLSFEVTR; encoded by the coding sequence ATGAGTACGGCACAGACGGTGACGGTCTTCGGCGCGTACGGGCACACCGGACGCTTCGTGGTCGCGGAGCTGAGGGAGCGCGGGTTCCTGCCCGTGCTCTCCGGCCGCGACCCGGAGAAGCTCAAGGCGCTGGCGGCGACCGACCCCGAGCCGGCGGTCCGCCCCGCCTCGGTCGACGACCCGGCCTCGCTCGACCGCGCCCTGGCCGGCGCGGCCGCCGTGATCAACTGCGCCGGCCCGTTCGCCGCGACGGCCGGCCCGGTCATCGAGGCGGCGCTGCGGGCCGGCGTCCCGTACGTCGACGTGGCCGCCGAGATCGAGGCCAACGTCGACACCTTCACGAAGTTCGCGGACCGCGCCCGCGTCGCCGGGGTGGCCGTCGTTCCCGCGATGGCCTTCTACGGCGGACTCGGCGACCTGCTGGCCACCGCGGCGATGGGCGACTGGACCGCGGCCGACGAGGTGCACGTCGCCTACGGTCTGAACAGCTGGCACCCCACCGAGGGCACCCGCGCCGCGGGCAAGGTCTCCCACGACCGGCGCGCAGGCCGGCGCGTCCGCCACAGCGGCGGGGAGCTGCGGTACCACACGGACGAACTGCCCGCCCTGCGGTGGACCTTCCCCGCGCCGATGGGGGAGCGGGCCGTCGTCGGCGACTTCACCATGGCCGACGCCGTCACCATCCCGCACCACTTCTCCGTCCCCGAGCTGCGCTGCTACATGACGGTCGAGGCGGCCAGGGATCTCTCCGCCCCCGACACGCCCGCGCCGACGGCGGTCGACGCGGCCGGCCGGTCCGCGCAGACCTACCTCGTCGACGTCCTGGTCCGCTCCGGCGGCGTCGAGCGGCGGGCGGTGGCCAGGGGCCAGGACATCTACGCCGTCAGCGCGCCGCTCGCGGTCGAGGCGGTGGCCCGCATCCTCGACGGACGGACCAGGACGGTCGGCGTCGCCTCCGCCGGCGAGATCTTCGACGCCGGCGACTTCCTCGGCGCCCTGTCCGCGCACCTGTCCTTCGAGGTCACCCGGTAG
- a CDS encoding EamA family transporter, with translation MTRRAVPVTTGSSAPDAPETPAGPAAATARSPQTLLWTALTIVYVVWGSTYLAIRIVVETMPPFLSAALRFVTAGLLLVGIVAWRFGPDALRVDRRRLASAVLVGLLLLVGGNGLVVLAETRIPSGLAALLVASVPLWVIVLRALFGDRPRTATFAGVLLGFAGLVVLTLPGSSGTVQFAGVVAVLAAALLWSVGSFLSSRLPMPANPFTASAYEMIAGGLGDLGIGLFRGEHLNPGAVSVHSWLALAYLVVFGSLVAFSAFAWLLQKAPLSLVATYAYVNPVVAVALGWLILSEPVTWSIAVGGAVVVAGVFVVVSTESATKRAPVPKDEGPLTTRADHSPDRT, from the coding sequence ATGACACGTCGCGCGGTCCCGGTCACGACCGGCAGCTCCGCCCCGGACGCCCCGGAGACCCCGGCCGGCCCCGCCGCCGCGACCGCCCGAAGCCCGCAGACGCTCCTGTGGACCGCACTGACCATCGTGTACGTGGTCTGGGGCTCGACCTACCTCGCCATCCGCATCGTGGTCGAGACGATGCCCCCGTTCCTCTCCGCCGCCCTCCGCTTCGTCACCGCGGGCCTGCTCCTCGTCGGCATCGTCGCCTGGCGCTTCGGCCCGGACGCCCTGCGCGTCGACCGGCGCAGACTCGCCTCTGCCGTCCTGGTCGGCCTGCTGCTCCTGGTCGGCGGAAACGGCCTCGTCGTCCTCGCCGAGACCCGGATCCCCTCCGGCCTGGCCGCCCTGCTCGTCGCCAGCGTCCCCCTCTGGGTCATCGTGCTGCGCGCCCTCTTCGGCGACCGGCCCCGCACCGCGACCTTCGCCGGCGTGTTGCTCGGCTTCGCCGGGCTCGTGGTGCTCACGCTGCCCGGCAGCTCGGGGACGGTCCAGTTCGCTGGCGTCGTCGCCGTGCTCGCCGCCGCGCTGCTCTGGTCCGTCGGCTCCTTCCTCTCCTCACGGCTGCCGATGCCCGCCAACCCCTTCACCGCCAGCGCCTACGAGATGATCGCGGGCGGCCTCGGCGACCTCGGCATCGGCCTGTTCCGCGGCGAGCACCTGAACCCGGGCGCGGTCAGCGTCCACTCCTGGCTCGCCCTGGCCTACCTCGTCGTCTTCGGCTCCCTGGTCGCCTTCAGCGCTTTCGCCTGGCTGCTGCAGAAGGCCCCGCTCTCCCTCGTCGCCACCTACGCCTACGTCAACCCCGTCGTCGCCGTCGCCCTCGGCTGGCTGATCCTCTCCGAACCCGTCACCTGGTCCATCGCGGTCGGCGGGGCCGTCGTCGTCGCCGGAGTCTTCGTGGTGGTGAGCACCGAGTCCGCAACGAAGCGGGCCCCCGTCCCGAAGGACGAGGGCCCGCTGACCACGCGCGCCGATCACTCGCCGGACAGGACCTGA
- a CDS encoding DUF881 domain-containing protein, which yields MTEESPEPEKAGKAENADTPEPEQADKAEQAGQSEPAARTGRQRLAAALWPPRVNRAQLIVALLLFALGLGVAFQVRANTTENQLRGARQDDLVRILDEVGARQQRLDQERQQLQSSLTQLQTSSNQAKEAQAQTRQKEQDLGVLAGTVAATGPGVTLTIKDPGGNVQAAMLLNTLEELRAAGAEAVQINNVRVVAGTWFSDAAKGSVTISGTTVRQPYVFTVLGNPQDLDTALNIPGGVVQSVTRDQGAATVVRSQTLAVTALIPLSTPDYAHTTH from the coding sequence ATGACCGAGGAGTCCCCCGAGCCGGAGAAGGCCGGGAAGGCCGAGAACGCCGACACGCCCGAACCCGAGCAGGCCGATAAGGCCGAGCAGGCCGGGCAGTCGGAGCCGGCCGCCCGCACGGGCAGGCAGCGGCTCGCCGCCGCGCTCTGGCCGCCGCGGGTCAACCGCGCCCAGCTGATCGTCGCGCTGCTGCTCTTCGCGCTCGGTCTCGGCGTCGCCTTCCAGGTGCGGGCCAACACCACGGAGAACCAGCTGCGCGGGGCGCGACAGGACGACCTGGTGCGCATCCTCGACGAGGTCGGCGCCCGGCAGCAGCGGCTGGACCAGGAACGCCAGCAGCTGCAGTCGTCGTTGACCCAGCTGCAGACCAGCTCCAACCAGGCCAAGGAAGCGCAGGCGCAGACGCGCCAGAAGGAGCAGGACCTCGGCGTGCTCGCCGGGACGGTCGCCGCGACTGGCCCGGGTGTCACCCTGACCATCAAGGACCCGGGTGGCAACGTCCAGGCGGCTATGCTGCTCAACACGCTGGAGGAGCTGCGCGCGGCTGGGGCGGAGGCGGTACAGATCAACAACGTCAGGGTGGTGGCCGGCACCTGGTTCTCGGATGCCGCCAAGGGTTCGGTGACGATCAGCGGAACCACCGTCCGGCAGCCCTACGTCTTCACAGTCCTCGGGAACCCGCAGGATCTTGACACCGCGCTGAACATTCCGGGTGGTGTGGTCCAGTCGGTGACCCGGGACCAAGGCGCCGCAACGGTGGTGCGCTCGCAAACACTCGCTGTGACCGCCTTGATCCCTTTGAGCACTCCTGACTACGCTCACACGACGCATTGA
- a CDS encoding small basic family protein, translated as MIAVLGLVLGVVVGLFVQPDIPAAWVPYLPIAIVAALDAVFGGVRAMLDGIFDDKVFVVSFLSNVVVAALIVFLGDQLGVGSQLSTGVVVVLGIRIFSNAAAIRRHLFRA; from the coding sequence GTGATCGCCGTGCTGGGCCTGGTGCTCGGAGTCGTCGTCGGGCTCTTCGTGCAGCCCGACATCCCCGCGGCCTGGGTGCCGTACCTTCCCATCGCCATCGTGGCCGCGCTGGACGCGGTCTTCGGCGGGGTCAGGGCGATGCTGGACGGGATCTTCGACGACAAGGTCTTCGTGGTCTCCTTCCTCTCCAACGTCGTCGTCGCCGCGCTGATCGTCTTCCTCGGCGACCAGCTGGGCGTCGGCTCGCAGCTCTCCACCGGCGTCGTGGTCGTGCTCGGGATCCGGATCTTCTCGAACGCGGCGGCGATCCGCCGTCACCTCTTCCGAGCCTGA
- a CDS encoding PTS sugar transporter subunit IIA, with protein MTTVTSPLAGEAIGLANVPDPVFSGAMVGPGTAIKPAAGPGAAVSPVDGTIVSMHPHAFVVLDDQGHGVLTHLGIDTVQLNGEGFELLVEKGDTVKRGQPVIRWNPTAVEAAGKSSICPVVALEGTPEQLSEVRDNGAVAAGDALFTWQ; from the coding sequence ATGACGACCGTGACGTCCCCCCTGGCCGGCGAGGCCATCGGGCTCGCGAACGTGCCCGACCCCGTCTTCTCCGGCGCCATGGTCGGGCCGGGCACCGCGATCAAGCCGGCGGCCGGTCCCGGCGCTGCGGTCTCGCCCGTCGACGGAACCATCGTCTCCATGCACCCGCACGCGTTCGTCGTCCTCGACGACCAGGGGCACGGCGTCCTCACCCACCTGGGCATCGACACCGTTCAGCTCAACGGCGAGGGCTTCGAACTGCTGGTGGAGAAGGGGGACACGGTCAAGCGCGGTCAGCCCGTGATCAGGTGGAACCCGACCGCGGTCGAGGCGGCAGGGAAGTCGTCCATCTGTCCGGTCGTCGCCCTGGAGGGCACGCCCGAGCAACTGTCGGAGGTCAGGGACAACGGGGCGGTCGCCGCCGGCGACGCGCTCTTCACCTGGCAGTAG